A part of Streptomyces sp. NBC_01235 genomic DNA contains:
- a CDS encoding polysaccharide deacetylase family protein gives MAASDTSRRTPVPWVAMYHSVDDCPEDPYHITVTPERLEKQLMWLRRRGLRGVSMGRLLAARAEGKGRNLVGLTFDDGYADFLTDALPVLRRHRCNATLFVLPGRLGGDNAWDPLGPRKPLLTADGICRAAYEGVEIGSHGLTHVDLTQADDLTLKAETVESRAALTALLGTEVHGFCYPYGTIDRRAMDAVREAGYAYACAIDPGELNGLHALPRVHIGENDNALRLLLKYRLHRLRRRPVEGLR, from the coding sequence ATGGCCGCTTCTGACACCAGCAGACGCACTCCCGTCCCGTGGGTGGCGATGTACCACTCCGTCGACGACTGCCCCGAGGACCCCTACCACATCACGGTCACCCCCGAACGGCTGGAGAAGCAGCTGATGTGGCTGCGCCGGCGCGGACTGCGCGGCGTCTCCATGGGCCGGCTCCTCGCCGCCCGCGCCGAGGGCAAGGGCCGCAACCTCGTCGGTCTCACCTTCGACGACGGTTACGCCGACTTCCTCACCGACGCCCTGCCCGTCCTGCGCCGCCACCGCTGCAACGCCACCCTCTTCGTGCTGCCCGGCCGGCTCGGCGGCGACAACGCCTGGGACCCGCTGGGCCCGCGCAAGCCGCTGCTGACCGCCGACGGCATCTGCCGCGCGGCCTACGAGGGCGTCGAGATCGGCTCGCACGGCCTCACCCACGTCGACCTCACCCAGGCCGACGACCTCACCCTCAAGGCGGAGACCGTCGAGAGCCGCGCCGCGCTGACCGCGCTGCTCGGCACCGAGGTCCACGGCTTCTGCTACCCGTACGGAACGATCGACCGGCGCGCCATGGACGCCGTCCGCGAGGCCGGTTACGCCTACGCCTGCGCGATCGACCCCGGCGAGCTGAACGGCCTGCACGCCCTCCCCCGCGTGCACATCGGGGAGAACGACAACGCTCTCCGGCTGCTGCTGAAGTACCGGCTGCACCGGTTGCGCCGGCGTCCCGTCGAGGGGCTGCGGTGA
- a CDS encoding glycosyltransferase, which translates to MKALHIITGLGVGGAEQQLRLLLRHLPVDCEVVTLTNPGSVANGLTADGVRVVHLGMAGNRDLAALPRLVRLIRSGSYDLVHTHLYRACVYGRLAARLAGVRAVVATEHSLGESQLEGRRLTSGVRALYLASERLGRTTVAVSPTVADRLRSWGVPAPRIEVVPNGIDLARFRFDPGARHRTRRRLGLPDEAFVVGGIGRLTAGKRFDVLIHALAHLPADHWLLLVGGGPEENVLRRTAHEAGVADRVLFTGERPYVPDGTPGPDLPSLTCAMDVFVSPSPEETFGLAVVEALACGLPVLYASCPAIEHLPSRATAGARRVSGGIAAFVRALTGAHAQATGPRTAPEAARHYDITRSAAQLMDVYAATVSGPPLLSPASPTPQGVSSP; encoded by the coding sequence GTGAAGGCACTGCACATCATCACGGGGCTGGGCGTCGGCGGCGCCGAGCAGCAACTGCGTTTGCTGCTACGTCACTTGCCGGTCGACTGCGAGGTGGTGACGCTGACGAATCCGGGGTCGGTGGCGAACGGGCTGACCGCCGACGGGGTGCGGGTCGTGCACCTCGGCATGGCCGGCAACCGCGACCTGGCCGCGCTGCCCCGGCTGGTCCGGCTCATCCGCTCCGGCAGCTACGACCTCGTCCACACCCACCTCTACCGGGCCTGCGTCTACGGCCGGCTGGCCGCCCGCCTCGCCGGGGTGCGCGCGGTCGTCGCCACCGAGCACTCCCTGGGCGAATCGCAGCTGGAGGGGCGGAGGCTGACCTCCGGGGTGCGGGCGCTCTACCTCGCCAGCGAGCGGCTGGGCCGCACCACGGTCGCCGTCTCCCCCACGGTCGCCGACCGGCTGCGCAGCTGGGGCGTCCCGGCCCCCCGGATCGAGGTCGTCCCCAACGGCATCGACCTGGCCCGCTTCCGCTTCGACCCCGGGGCCCGCCACCGCACCCGCCGGCGCCTCGGCCTGCCCGACGAGGCGTTCGTCGTCGGCGGCATCGGACGCCTCACGGCCGGCAAACGCTTCGACGTCCTGATCCACGCCCTTGCCCACCTCCCCGCCGACCACTGGCTGTTGCTGGTCGGCGGCGGCCCCGAGGAGAACGTGCTGCGGCGCACCGCCCACGAGGCGGGGGTCGCCGACCGCGTCCTGTTCACCGGCGAACGCCCCTACGTCCCGGACGGCACCCCCGGCCCCGACCTGCCCTCCCTCACCTGTGCCATGGACGTGTTCGTCTCCCCCTCCCCCGAGGAGACCTTCGGTCTGGCGGTCGTGGAGGCGCTGGCCTGCGGGCTGCCCGTGCTCTACGCCTCCTGCCCGGCGATCGAGCACCTGCCCTCCCGGGCGACGGCGGGCGCCCGCCGGGTGAGCGGCGGCATCGCGGCGTTCGTCCGCGCGCTGACCGGGGCACACGCGCAGGCCACCGGCCCGCGCACCGCGCCCGAGGCCGCCCGTCACTACGACATCACCCGCAGCGCCGCCCAGCTCATGGACGTGTACGCGGCCACCGTTTCCGGACCGCCCTTGCTCTCCCCCGCTTCTCCGACACCTCAGGGAGTCAGTTCCCCATGA
- the murJ gene encoding murein biosynthesis integral membrane protein MurJ, with the protein MSRTTCTTATATPATATPATPATPATPATPATPATPATPATPATPATPATPATTGITAPFRELPSPSRRFLAKAALVTAVLSVAGSLLGLVRDQALARLFGAGSDTDAFLVAWTVPEFATTLLIEDGLAFALIPAFSMALARRSQGAPGDPVRALVAGTLPRLSLAFVAVGALFIGTAPQLVEALAPGLPDPALAVDCTRLTATCVVSFGLAGYCSAALRAHRRYVAPAAIYVAYNVGIITGMFALGGHWGVRSAAAGVAVGGLLMVAIQLPSLFGQLRKRNRGGAVTAGQEEPRPLDTALLATVLLFALCRQSQVLVERFLASHLPAGAISHLNYAQKVAQMPMILSVMVCTVTFPVVARALAEGDTERVRGRVERDLSLAACIVLLGTAGVVACAPQIVEVLFQRGAFTARDTAATAGVMRVYALGLLGQTLVGVLVRSYFSAGRGSWYPVGAMAAGITVTSWIGAMSIRAWGVYGIAAANATGITVTALVLLAGMGPRSVPVDVRGVLRELSRPVRAALVATLAGAFAAAQFTGPVTGLAVGGLTVTAVFLLLGRALGAQGIVSALNSVRSATRRLSHGRF; encoded by the coding sequence ATCTCCAGGACCACCTGCACCACCGCAACCGCAACCCCCGCAACCGCAACCCCCGCAACCCCCGCAACCCCCGCAACCCCCGCAACCCCCGCAACCCCCGCAACCCCCGCAACCCCCGCAACCCCCGCAACCCCCGCAACCCCCGCAACCCCCGCAACGACAGGGATTACCGCGCCCTTCCGCGAACTCCCCTCTCCCTCACGTAGATTCCTCGCCAAGGCCGCTCTCGTCACCGCCGTGCTCTCCGTTGCCGGGTCCCTGCTCGGGCTGGTGCGGGACCAGGCGTTGGCCCGGCTGTTCGGGGCGGGCAGCGACACCGACGCCTTCCTCGTCGCGTGGACCGTGCCCGAGTTCGCGACCACGCTGCTCATCGAGGACGGACTGGCGTTCGCCCTGATCCCCGCCTTCAGCATGGCGCTGGCCCGCCGCTCCCAGGGCGCCCCAGGCGACCCGGTCCGCGCGCTGGTCGCCGGCACGCTCCCCCGCCTGTCGCTGGCGTTCGTCGCGGTCGGCGCCCTGTTCATCGGCACGGCCCCGCAGCTGGTCGAGGCCCTGGCGCCGGGCCTGCCCGACCCCGCGCTCGCCGTCGACTGCACCCGCCTCACCGCGACCTGTGTGGTCAGCTTCGGGCTCGCCGGGTACTGCAGCGCGGCCCTGCGGGCGCACCGGCGGTACGTGGCGCCCGCGGCGATCTACGTGGCCTACAACGTCGGCATCATCACCGGGATGTTCGCGCTCGGCGGGCATTGGGGGGTGCGGTCGGCGGCGGCCGGGGTCGCGGTGGGCGGGCTGCTGATGGTCGCCATCCAACTGCCCTCCTTGTTCGGCCAGTTGAGGAAGCGGAACAGGGGCGGGGCGGTGACCGCCGGACAGGAGGAACCGCGGCCCCTCGACACCGCGCTCCTCGCGACCGTGCTCCTGTTCGCCCTGTGCCGGCAGTCCCAGGTCCTCGTCGAGCGCTTCCTCGCCTCGCACCTGCCCGCCGGGGCGATCTCACACCTCAACTACGCGCAGAAGGTCGCGCAGATGCCGATGATCCTGTCGGTGATGGTGTGCACGGTCACCTTCCCGGTGGTCGCGCGGGCGCTGGCCGAGGGGGACACCGAGCGGGTCCGCGGCCGGGTGGAGCGTGATCTGTCGCTGGCCGCGTGCATCGTGCTGCTGGGCACGGCCGGCGTGGTGGCCTGCGCGCCGCAGATCGTCGAGGTGCTCTTCCAGCGGGGCGCGTTCACCGCGCGGGACACGGCGGCGACGGCCGGCGTGATGCGCGTGTACGCGCTCGGACTGCTCGGCCAGACCCTGGTGGGCGTCCTGGTCCGCTCCTACTTCTCGGCGGGGCGCGGCTCCTGGTACCCGGTCGGCGCGATGGCCGCCGGGATCACCGTGACCTCCTGGATCGGCGCGATGAGCATCCGCGCCTGGGGCGTGTACGGGATCGCCGCCGCCAACGCGACCGGCATCACCGTCACCGCCCTGGTGCTGCTGGCCGGGATGGGCCCGCGCAGTGTCCCGGTCGACGTCCGGGGCGTGCTGCGCGAGCTGAGCCGGCCGGTGCGGGCGGCCCTGGTGGCGACCCTGGCCGGGGCCTTCGCCGCCGCGCAGTTCACCGGCCCCGTGACCGGCCTCGCCGTCGGCGGGCTCACCGTGACCGCCGTCTTCCTGCTGCTCGGCCGTGCCCTGGGCGCCCAGGGCATCGTCTCCGCCCTCAATTCCGTACGTTCCGCGACCCGAAGGCTCTCCCATGGCCGCTTCTGA
- a CDS encoding lipopolysaccharide biosynthesis protein — MTETPRRPAVLRRALPPWSLLAAGVVAGGLLGGVYGAVKPPVYTATAYVVAVPTEKSDPASALGFAQAYGRVATQLAVLGDAQVWAGVPVKTLQQSVQTATSPDAPMVSITATSSRADLAVDMANAVSRSLTQHAKSSQATTNVELEQFARAVRPSGPSSPSPVVTGLVGASAGGLLGALVLLVRPKRDREEEAARPAAVPGPALAADAHGAL; from the coding sequence ATGACCGAGACCCCCCGCCGTCCTGCCGTCCTGCGCCGCGCGCTCCCGCCCTGGTCCCTGCTCGCGGCGGGCGTCGTCGCCGGCGGCCTGCTCGGCGGCGTGTACGGGGCCGTCAAGCCGCCCGTGTACACGGCCACCGCCTATGTCGTCGCCGTCCCCACCGAGAAGTCCGACCCCGCGTCCGCGCTCGGCTTCGCGCAGGCCTACGGCCGGGTCGCCACCCAGCTCGCGGTGCTCGGGGACGCGCAGGTCTGGGCGGGCGTGCCGGTGAAGACGCTCCAGCAGAGCGTGCAGACGGCGACCTCGCCGGACGCCCCGATGGTCTCGATCACGGCGACCTCCTCGCGCGCCGACCTGGCCGTCGACATGGCCAACGCGGTCTCCCGCTCGCTGACCCAGCACGCGAAGAGCTCCCAGGCCACCACCAACGTCGAACTCGAGCAGTTCGCCCGCGCGGTCCGGCCGTCCGGCCCGTCCTCGCCGTCGCCGGTGGTGACCGGTCTGGTGGGGGCGAGCGCGGGCGGGCTGCTCGGCGCCCTGGTGCTGCTGGTGCGGCCGAAGCGGGACCGGGAGGAGGAGGCCGCGCGCCCCGCCGCCGTCCCCGGCCCGGCCCTCGCCGCCGACGCGCACGGAGCGCTGTGA